A window of Solanum stenotomum isolate F172 chromosome 3, ASM1918654v1, whole genome shotgun sequence contains these coding sequences:
- the LOC125859743 gene encoding WEB family protein At3g02930, chloroplastic-like has product MATKSKSTLGDTPNKSTPATPRDRVSKLSRGLSKSDADSTSPLQNSRLPVEKSPRSVTSKPSVERRSPKISTPPDKKPMRILKPSELQAELNVVHEDLKKAKEKLALAEKEKEKALEEVKESQKMAEEANEKLREATVAQKRAEENSEIEKFRAVEMEQAGIEASQKKEEEWKKELEDVKNKHALDVAALLTATEELQRIKQELSMTSDAKNQALSHADDATKIAEIQAEKVEILSAELVRLKSLLESRNQSDSSEKNKLVEDLNIEIAALREVDNEKNKLMENLKLEIEALRAEDCEKNKLLENLKLETEALRKEDDEKNKLLENLEHEKEALRKGDVETNMLLENLKLANEVLRKDDGEKNKLLENLKLQIEALRKEDSQKNKLLEDLKREVEALTEALEEAKSYEEKLVEKEALLEQLNVDLEASRMAESYAHNLVEECQKKVEELEAQSKEARHLERSASESLESIMKQLEGSNDLLHDAEAEIASLKEKVGLLEMSTTRQKGDLEESECRAQVAREEASEMSKKVESLIAELETVKEEKTQAIEQEKLAAESVQSLLEEKNKLINELESSREEEEKSKKAMESLASALHEVSSEAREAKERFLSSQAEQEHYETQIEDLKLVLKATNEKYESLLDEAKEKIDDLTTSVEQSKNDNQILKAEWEDKELHLMSCVKKTEEENSSMEKEINQLVNLLKEAEQEAAFKEEAVQLKNSLQEAESEVTYLKEVLGEAKGESMKLKESLMDKENEVQNILQENEELRSREAESLKKVEELSKSLKEALAKKESEENGELSESEKDYDMLPKVVEFSEQNGGGRVEEKPKIEVTPHQSEPIPEEKSEVVNITLHDKAVETLSEVEKPNGELTGNNNKEKEDDDSAEGEFKMWESCKIGDKDFSPERETVQEEESDSKTEAGESYDQVNGLPSAENPENAGTSPTKPQSQKKKKPLLHKFGSLLKKKGTSSQK; this is encoded by the exons ATCCACTCTGGGGGATACTCCTAATAAGTCCACACCAGCAACTCCTCGAGACCGGGTGAGCAAATTGAGCAGGGGACTATCAAAGTCTGATGCTGATTCGACCTCGCCATTGCAGAATTCACGCCTTCCAGTTGAGAAATCTCCAAGATCTGTTACTTCCAAGCCTTCTGTGGAACGGCGGTCTCCTAAGATCAGTACTCCACCTGAT AAAAAGCCAATGCGGATCCTGAAGCCATCAGAGCTGCAAGCTGAATTGAATGTTGTTCATGAAGATCTTAAGAAGGCAAAGGAGAAATTAGCTTTAGctgagaaggagaaggagaaagcACTTGAAGAAGTGAAGGAATCTCAGAAAATGGCTGAAGAAGCCAATGAGAAGCTGAGAGAAGCTACGGTGGCCCAAAAGCGAGCTGAAGAGAACTCTGAAATTGAAAAGTTCCGTGCTGTTGAGATGGAACAAGCAGGCATTGAAGCATCTcagaagaaagaagaggaatGGAAGAAGGAGCTCGAAGATGTGAAGAACAAACATGCTTTGGATGTTGCTGCTCTCCTAACCGCCACAGAGGAGCTTCAACGGATAAAGCAAGAATTATCCATGACTTCTGATGCCAAAAATCAGGCACTCAGCCATGCTGATGATGCCACAAAGATTGCTGAAATTCAGGCAGAGAAGGTGGAAATTCTCTCCGCCGAGTTAGTGAGACTGAAATCTTTGCTTGAATCTAGGAATCAAAGTGATTCTAGCGAGAAGAATAAGTTGGTGGAAGATCTGAACATTGAGATAGCAGCACTGAGAGAAGTAGATAATGAGAAGAATAAGTTGATGGAAAACCTGAAACTTGAGATAGAGGCACTGAGAGCAGAAGACTGTGAGAAGAATAAGTTGTTGGAAAATCTGAAACTTGAGACAGAGGCTCtgagaaaagaagatgatgagaaaaaTAAGTTGTTGGAAAATCTGGAACATGAGAAAGAGGCACTGAGAAAAGGAGATGTCGAGACTAATATGTTGTTAGAAAATCTGAAACTTGCAAATGAGGTATTGAGAAAAGATGATGGTGAGAAGAATAAGTTGTTGGAAAATCTGAAACTTCAGATTGAGGCATTGAGAAAAGAAGATAGTCAGAAGAATAAGTTGTTGGAAGACCTGAAACGTGAGGTTGAGGCACTGACAGAAGCACTCGAGGAGGCAAAAAGTTACGAAGAGAAATTGGTGGAGAAAGAAGCTCTCCTGGAGCAACTTAATGTCGATCTGGAGGCTTCTAGGATGGCTGAATCTTATGCACATAATCTAGTGGAGGAGTGTCAAAAGAAGGTTGAGGAATTGGAGGCACAGTCTAAGGAGGCCCGTCATTTGGAGAGGTCTGCATCTGAATCACTGGAGTCAATCATGAAACAGCTGGAAGGAAGTAATGATTTGTTACATGATGCAGAAGCTGAGATTGCTTCTCTCAAGGAGAAGGTGGGCCTACTTGAGATGTCAACGACAAGACAGAAAGGGGATCTTGAGGAATCAGAATGTCGTGCTCAGGTTGCCAGGGAAGAAGCTTCTGAAATGTCAAAGAAGGTTGAGTCACTTATTGCTGAGCTTGAAACTGTGAAGGAGGAGAAAACTCAGGCTATCGAGCAAGAGAAACTAGCGGCAGAAAGTGTCCAATCCCtgttggaagaaaaaaataaacttataaaTGAGTTGGAAAGTTCCAGGGAGGAGGAAGAGAAAAGTAAGAAGGCAATGGAGAGTTTGGCATCAGCATTGCATGAAGTTTCTTCAGAAGCAAGAGAAGCTAAAGAGAGGTTTTTGTCTAGCCAAGCTGAACAGGAACATTATGAAACACAAATAGAAGATTTGAAGTTAGTACTGAAAGCAACCAATGAAAAGTATGAAAGCCTGCTTGATGAAGCAAAAGAGAAAATCGATGATCTCACTACTTCAGTCGAACAATCTAAGAATGATAACCAGATTTTGAAGGCTGAGTGGGAGGACAAGGAGCTTCATCTGATGAGTTGTGTAAAGAAAACTGAAGAAGAGAATTCTTCAATGGAAAAGGAAATAAACCAATTGGTAAATCTGCTAAAAGAGGCTGAGCAAGAAGCTGCTTTCAAAGAAGAAGCAGTTCAGTTGAAGAATTCTCTACAGGAAGCTGAATCTGAGGTGACCTATTTAAAGGAGGTTCTTGGTGAAGCAAAGGGTGAGAGCATGAAGTTGAAGGAGTCTTTAATGGACAAGGAAAATGAAGTGCAGAATATTCTTCAGGAAAATGAGGAGCTTCGAAGTAGAGAAGCCGAATCTTTAAAGAAAGTTGAAGAGTTGTCCAAGTCCCTCAAAGAAGCTTTGGCCAAAAAGGAATCTGAAGAAAATGGAGAGCTTTCTGAAAGTGAGAAAGACTATGACATGCTTCCAAAGGTGGTGGAATTCTCCGAACAAAATGGAGGAGGAAGGGTGGAGGAGAAGCCTAAGATTGAAGTTACGCCTCATCAATCTGAGCCAATCCCAGAAGAAAAATCTGAAGTAGTCAACATCACCTTGCATGATAAAGCTGTTGAGACCCTCAGTGAAGTTGAAAAGCCAAATGGAGAACTGACTGGAaacaacaacaaagaaaaggaagacGATGATTCAGCAGAAGGTGAGTTTAAAATGTGGGAGAGCTGCAAGATTGGCGACAAAGACTTCTCTCCTGAAAGAGAGACAGTACAAGAGGAGGAATCAGATTCAAAGACAGAGGCTGGAGAGAGCTACGACCAGGTAAACGGATTACCTTCAGCGGAAAATCCTGAGAATGCTGGCACATCTCCTACAAAGCCACAAagtcagaagaagaagaaaccttTGCTTCATAAATTCGGAAGCCTACTGAAGAAGAAAGGCACCAGCAGCCAGAAGTAA